The following proteins are encoded in a genomic region of Thermosinus carboxydivorans Nor1:
- a CDS encoding SoxR reducing system RseC family protein: protein MAKEQEGIVIELAGDMARVKTSRHNDCENCGACPGNAAIVVEASNAIGARPGQRVALQVPEVNMLKAAFIVYVLPLLALFMGAATGHYLAGGLGLPALWLQIGGGGLAFGASLAYIRYVDRRAKSNAKMQPIITRILSN, encoded by the coding sequence GTGGCAAAAGAGCAGGAGGGTATCGTAATCGAGCTGGCAGGGGATATGGCCAGAGTCAAAACCAGCCGCCATAACGACTGTGAAAACTGCGGGGCCTGCCCTGGCAACGCGGCAATTGTGGTGGAAGCCAGCAATGCCATAGGGGCACGGCCAGGCCAGCGGGTAGCTCTGCAGGTTCCGGAAGTGAACATGCTGAAAGCCGCTTTTATTGTTTACGTCCTGCCGCTTTTGGCATTATTTATGGGGGCGGCTACCGGACATTATTTGGCCGGTGGGCTGGGCTTGCCCGCCTTATGGCTGCAAATCGGCGGCGGCGGCCTTGCTTTTGGTGCGTCCCTTGCCTACATCCGCTATGTTGATCGCCGGGCCAAGTCGAATGCCAAAATGCAGCCTATCATTACGCGCATTTTGTCTAACTAA
- a CDS encoding CaiB/BaiF CoA transferase family protein translates to MKPLQGVVVLDLTRVLAGPYAAMMMADFGANVIKIEPPGVGDDSRAFGPFVGKESAYFMSLNRNKRSMTLNLKHPEARELFKEMVKKADVVLENYRPGTMEKFGLGYEELKKINPKIIYAACSGFGHTGPYMDKPAYDVIVQAMGGIMSITGQENGEPTRVGASIGDITAGLFTMIGVMMALYHRSITGEGQKVDVGMLDCQVAILENAIARYLTSGVVPKPLGNRHPSITPFEAFTAKDGYVIVGAGNDRLWEKLCNLIGRPDLVADERFVTNAKRTQNVKELKVILDEVFSAKTVDEWLKELEEAGIPCGPINTIDRVINDPQVQARNMIVETDHPVAGKVKMAGVPIKMSATPGAVERPAPLLGQHTEEILMEMLGLSAEEVAALRAKDVL, encoded by the coding sequence ATGAAACCGCTACAAGGAGTTGTCGTTTTAGACCTGACCCGGGTGTTGGCCGGCCCTTATGCGGCCATGATGATGGCCGATTTCGGCGCCAATGTGATTAAAATCGAGCCGCCGGGGGTAGGGGATGATTCCCGGGCGTTTGGTCCGTTTGTCGGCAAGGAAAGCGCCTATTTCATGAGTCTTAACCGCAATAAACGGTCGATGACCCTTAACCTAAAACATCCTGAAGCCCGGGAGCTTTTTAAAGAGATGGTGAAAAAGGCCGACGTCGTCCTGGAAAACTACCGGCCGGGTACTATGGAAAAGTTTGGGCTGGGGTATGAAGAACTTAAGAAAATCAACCCGAAAATTATTTACGCCGCCTGTTCAGGTTTTGGCCATACCGGGCCTTACATGGATAAACCGGCCTATGACGTTATCGTCCAGGCCATGGGCGGAATTATGAGCATTACCGGCCAGGAAAATGGCGAACCGACGCGTGTGGGCGCTTCGATTGGCGACATTACGGCCGGCCTGTTTACCATGATCGGGGTTATGATGGCCCTCTATCATCGCAGCATCACCGGTGAGGGACAGAAAGTGGATGTCGGCATGCTGGACTGTCAGGTAGCCATTCTGGAAAACGCTATCGCCCGCTACCTTACTTCCGGCGTCGTGCCCAAACCCCTTGGCAACCGTCATCCGTCGATTACGCCGTTTGAAGCCTTTACGGCGAAAGACGGGTATGTCATCGTCGGCGCCGGCAATGACCGGCTGTGGGAAAAACTGTGCAATCTCATCGGCCGTCCCGATTTGGTAGCTGACGAGCGGTTTGTTACCAATGCCAAACGGACCCAGAACGTGAAGGAGCTTAAAGTAATTCTCGATGAAGTCTTTTCTGCCAAAACGGTGGACGAGTGGCTTAAAGAACTGGAAGAAGCGGGTATTCCCTGCGGGCCGATTAATACGATCGACCGGGTGATTAATGACCCGCAAGTTCAGGCCCGGAACATGATTGTCGAAACCGACCATCCCGTTGCCGGTAAAGTCAAGATGGCGGGCGTGCCCATCAAGATGTCCGCCACCCCGGGTGCGGTAGAACGGCCGGCGCCGCTGTTAGGCCAGCATACCGAGGAAATATTGATGGAAATGCTGGGGCTGTCAGCCGAGGAAGTGGCTGCCCTGCGGGCCAAGGATGTGCTGTAA
- a CDS encoding SLC13 family permease, translating into MDISLAAMMSIVALAIVVIISCVNEDLNVGFLGIAFAILVGGLWGETAAAKVMSYFPTSLFMILVGVTFLFGMAQTNGTMEKLTAYSVRLCKGNTALMPLIIFILTTFVTTIGPGNIAGTALMAPVAMAIATRIGMPAFLMTLLVVGAANGAAFSPFAPTGIISNGLIAKMAPQLGLTDLSGLAWKIHFNSEIAQGFVNIGGFFLLGGWAWIRKQRGQQLDIDELAPKPEPFTKHQWLTIAAVGVLIVLVVLPGLPAFKGVFPKPVMNLLSNVGSIAFLLAGILMLTGSGDSKAAIKVMPWGVIMMVCGVTVLIEVMDRAGGLNAIVKMIGALSNPVTVNAWLGLFTGIISAYSSSSGVVMPMFLPMVPGLIKEIGGGNPVAMISSINIGAHLVDTSPLSTLGALCIACAGEHEDKAKLFRNLLIWGLSMSVVGAIVCWVFFGILNL; encoded by the coding sequence ATGGATATCTCGTTGGCAGCAATGATGTCAATCGTTGCGCTCGCAATTGTCGTCATTATAAGCTGTGTTAACGAAGACCTCAACGTCGGTTTCCTTGGCATCGCTTTTGCCATTCTTGTCGGCGGTCTCTGGGGCGAAACAGCGGCCGCCAAAGTTATGAGCTACTTCCCGACTAGCCTGTTCATGATTTTGGTCGGCGTTACCTTTCTCTTTGGCATGGCGCAGACCAACGGCACCATGGAAAAGCTCACCGCATACTCGGTGCGGCTCTGTAAAGGCAATACCGCGTTAATGCCCCTGATCATTTTCATTCTTACCACCTTTGTTACCACCATCGGACCGGGCAACATCGCCGGTACTGCCCTCATGGCGCCGGTCGCCATGGCGATTGCCACCCGGATCGGCATGCCGGCCTTCCTCATGACCCTGCTGGTTGTCGGCGCCGCTAACGGCGCAGCTTTCTCCCCCTTTGCCCCAACCGGCATCATTTCCAACGGTCTGATCGCCAAGATGGCGCCCCAGCTGGGTCTTACCGACCTGAGCGGTCTGGCCTGGAAAATCCATTTCAACTCTGAAATTGCCCAAGGCTTTGTCAATATCGGCGGCTTCTTCCTCCTCGGCGGCTGGGCCTGGATCCGTAAACAGCGCGGCCAACAGCTAGATATTGATGAGCTTGCTCCTAAACCCGAGCCTTTTACTAAACATCAATGGTTGACTATCGCCGCGGTTGGCGTGCTCATCGTCCTCGTCGTTCTGCCTGGTTTGCCGGCCTTCAAAGGCGTCTTCCCCAAACCCGTTATGAACCTCTTGTCTAACGTCGGTTCTATCGCTTTCCTGTTGGCGGGCATTCTCATGCTGACCGGCTCAGGCGATAGCAAAGCGGCAATCAAGGTTATGCCGTGGGGCGTTATCATGATGGTGTGCGGCGTTACCGTCCTCATCGAGGTTATGGATAGAGCCGGCGGCCTTAATGCCATCGTTAAGATGATTGGTGCTCTTTCCAATCCGGTTACCGTAAATGCTTGGCTAGGTCTGTTTACCGGCATTATCTCCGCCTATTCGAGTTCGTCCGGGGTGGTAATGCCCATGTTCCTGCCCATGGTGCCCGGTCTGATCAAGGAAATCGGCGGCGGCAACCCGGTGGCGATGATTTCCTCGATCAACATCGGCGCCCACCTTGTCGATACATCGCCTCTTTCCACGCTCGGTGCGCTCTGCATCGCCTGCGCCGGCGAACACGAAGACAAAGCCAAACTGTTCCGCAACCTGCTCATCTGGGGTCTGTCCATGTCGGTTGTCGGCGCCATAGTTTGCTGGGTCTTCTTCGGCATTCTCAACCTCTAA
- a CDS encoding ArsB/NhaD family transporter, which translates to MNGQMALMAVIVFVATYGIIVSEKIHRTKIALVGALVLLLVKIMPQEEAIAKVDFNTLGLLIGMMIIVAIAMRTGMFQYMAVKLAKRAQGNPVRIMSVFFAFTAVTSAFLDNVTTVLLVTPIIFSITGILKINPVPFLISEIMASNIGGTATLIGDPPNIMIGGATGLTFNDFLINLTPVIIIIGFVTNWLFLWLYRKELVVDPAAQQGIMQLDEESYLTDKALLRKVLIILTLTIGGFVAHGPLGFESATIAMGGAAILLLISGIEPEEIFRDVEWNTIFFFIGLFILVGGLEVTGVIRMIAEWGLAITHSDVLLMNVLILWLSAIASAFIDNIPFVATMIPLIKAVNQISGIDVSSMWWALSLGACLGGNGTIIGASANVVVSSIAASRGYPMTFVSYLRIAFPLMLVSIIISNIYIYFVYLR; encoded by the coding sequence ATGAATGGGCAAATGGCCCTCATGGCCGTGATTGTCTTTGTTGCAACTTACGGTATTATTGTTTCGGAAAAAATTCACCGGACCAAAATCGCCCTCGTTGGCGCTCTTGTCCTGCTGCTTGTTAAAATCATGCCGCAGGAAGAAGCGATCGCCAAGGTCGATTTTAACACCTTGGGACTACTTATCGGCATGATGATTATCGTGGCCATTGCCATGCGCACCGGCATGTTTCAATATATGGCCGTCAAGCTCGCCAAGCGGGCACAGGGCAATCCGGTCAGGATTATGAGCGTCTTTTTTGCCTTTACCGCCGTTACCTCGGCGTTTTTGGACAACGTGACGACCGTTTTGCTGGTAACGCCGATTATTTTCTCCATTACCGGAATTTTGAAAATCAATCCGGTGCCGTTTCTCATTTCCGAGATTATGGCCTCCAATATTGGCGGCACGGCAACGCTCATCGGCGATCCTCCCAACATTATGATTGGCGGCGCCACCGGGTTGACTTTCAACGATTTTCTCATCAACCTGACGCCGGTCATTATCATCATCGGGTTCGTTACCAACTGGCTGTTCCTCTGGCTGTACCGCAAGGAGCTTGTCGTCGACCCTGCGGCCCAGCAGGGGATTATGCAACTTGATGAGGAGTCGTACCTCACGGATAAAGCGCTCCTGCGCAAAGTGCTCATCATCCTTACCTTGACGATCGGCGGCTTTGTCGCCCACGGGCCGCTTGGCTTTGAATCGGCTACCATTGCCATGGGCGGGGCGGCTATCCTGCTCTTAATCAGCGGGATTGAACCGGAAGAAATCTTCCGGGACGTGGAGTGGAATACCATCTTTTTCTTTATCGGCCTCTTTATCCTGGTCGGCGGTCTGGAGGTTACCGGCGTCATTCGCATGATTGCCGAATGGGGGCTGGCAATTACCCATTCCGATGTGTTGCTGATGAATGTTTTAATCCTATGGCTGTCGGCCATTGCTTCGGCGTTTATTGACAACATTCCTTTTGTGGCTACCATGATACCGCTGATAAAGGCCGTCAACCAAATCAGTGGCATTGATGTTTCCTCCATGTGGTGGGCCTTGTCGTTGGGCGCCTGTCTGGGAGGCAATGGCACCATCATCGGCGCTTCGGCCAACGTCGTGGTATCAAGTATTGCCGCCTCCCGCGGTTATCCCATGACTTTTGTCAGCTACCTGAGAATTGCCTTTCCGCTCATGCTTGTTTCCATTATTATTTCCAATATTTACATTTATTTCGTTTACTTGCGCTAA
- the trkA gene encoding Trk system potassium transporter TrkA — protein sequence MRVVIVGAGKVGYSLAQRLSEENHEVVVIEKDEERRSIVQNNLDVMTIAGNGASPRVLTEAGIEQAKLMIAVTDSDEVNMIACMAAKQAGVARTIARVRDPEYAAQDQLVFNRFLGVDLVINPEMVTAIEISRIIRTPAALDVEDFAGGKVRMLEVKIRSDSPLVNVPLRKLTLPPQILVAGILRQARMIIPRGTDVILPHDSVFFVGEHTAIEAFEGQFMNKQSPVERVMIIGAGRIGRHLAVLLEKNGLSVKVLDKDRSRCQELAKMLTKGMVLCGDGTDIDFLAEEGVGEADAVICLTDDDKLNLLMALLAKHLGAQKTFVRVGRSEYIPLLEQVGIDVALSPRLLTAGAILRLVRRGDIVHVSLLEGAKAEAMEIIVSPNCDGVGKRLKDIHFPRNALVGAIVRQDRTIVPDGNEILCANDRAIVFALPDTVGKVVEFFEGR from the coding sequence GTGCGCGTTGTCATTGTCGGCGCAGGCAAGGTGGGTTATAGTCTCGCCCAGCGCCTGTCCGAAGAAAACCACGAGGTGGTGGTAATTGAGAAAGATGAAGAACGCCGCAGTATTGTCCAAAACAACCTTGATGTAATGACAATCGCCGGTAATGGCGCCAGTCCCCGCGTCCTGACCGAGGCGGGGATAGAACAGGCTAAACTGATGATTGCCGTAACCGATAGCGACGAGGTCAACATGATTGCCTGCATGGCCGCCAAGCAAGCAGGGGTGGCCCGTACGATCGCCAGGGTGCGTGATCCCGAATATGCGGCGCAGGACCAGCTGGTCTTTAATCGGTTTTTAGGCGTTGACTTGGTCATCAACCCGGAAATGGTGACAGCGATCGAAATCAGCCGTATCATTCGTACCCCGGCGGCACTCGACGTCGAGGACTTTGCCGGCGGCAAAGTACGGATGCTGGAAGTGAAAATCCGGTCCGATTCACCCCTTGTTAATGTTCCGCTGCGCAAGCTAACGCTGCCGCCGCAGATACTGGTGGCCGGTATCCTGCGGCAGGCGCGGATGATTATTCCGCGGGGCACCGATGTAATTTTGCCCCATGACAGTGTTTTTTTCGTCGGCGAACATACTGCCATTGAAGCTTTTGAAGGCCAGTTTATGAATAAGCAGTCGCCGGTAGAGCGAGTCATGATTATCGGCGCCGGCCGGATTGGACGCCATTTGGCCGTTCTGCTGGAAAAAAACGGTCTTTCCGTAAAAGTGCTGGATAAAGACCGCAGCCGCTGTCAGGAATTGGCGAAAATGCTGACTAAGGGCATGGTATTATGCGGGGACGGTACGGACATTGATTTTTTGGCCGAGGAGGGGGTCGGCGAGGCCGATGCGGTTATCTGCCTCACCGACGACGACAAGCTTAACTTGCTAATGGCGCTATTGGCCAAACACCTGGGCGCACAGAAAACGTTTGTGCGCGTCGGCCGATCGGAATATATTCCGCTTCTTGAACAAGTAGGCATTGATGTGGCTTTGTCGCCGCGCCTGCTGACGGCCGGAGCAATCCTGCGCCTGGTCCGCCGCGGCGATATTGTTCATGTGTCGCTCTTGGAGGGGGCTAAAGCCGAAGCCATGGAGATCATCGTGTCTCCTAACTGTGACGGGGTAGGCAAACGGCTAAAAGACATTCATTTCCCCCGTAACGCGTTAGTGGGCGCCATTGTTCGCCAAGACCGGACGATTGTGCCTGACGGCAATGAAATTTTGTGCGCCAATGATCGGGCAATCGTTTTTGCCCTGCCGGACACGGTTGGCAAAGTCGTAGAATTCTTTGAAGGCAGGTAG
- a CDS encoding SLC13 family permease — MAISTAALASIIALGIIVLISCFKEMNVGILGIAAALLVGILFSGMKIAAIFKGWPIGLFMILIGVTFMFACAQVNGTMEKFSAYAVRLAKGNTALIPIILFLLITVITTIGPGNIATTALMAPMAMAIAGRIGLSAFAMTLLVVGAANGAAFSPFAPTGIISNGLIAKMAPQLGLTDLQGLAWKVHWNSEIVQGVVNFGGFFLFGGLAWMRKQRGGSSLNIDEIAPKPEPFTAKQWATLAGIAALIFSVIVLKWDVGAVAFGIGAIFMLFGIADDAKAVKAMPWGVILMVCGMSVLIDVMDQAGGLNALVSMIATVSNPTTVNGVLGLITGIISAYSSSSGVVMPMFLPMVPGLIQQIGGGDPVAMISSINIGSHIVDTSPLSTLGALCIACAAEHEDKAKLFRNLMLWGLSMSVVGAIVCYIAFGILGL; from the coding sequence ATGGCAATCAGCACAGCAGCCCTGGCGTCAATTATTGCGCTGGGCATCATCGTCCTCATTTCCTGTTTTAAGGAAATGAACGTCGGTATCCTCGGCATTGCCGCAGCCCTGTTGGTCGGCATTCTTTTTTCCGGCATGAAGATTGCTGCTATTTTCAAGGGCTGGCCGATCGGCCTGTTCATGATCCTAATTGGTGTTACCTTCATGTTTGCCTGCGCCCAGGTCAACGGCACCATGGAAAAATTCAGCGCTTATGCCGTTCGTCTGGCGAAAGGCAATACTGCGTTGATCCCCATTATCCTTTTCCTGCTGATTACTGTCATCACTACGATTGGTCCTGGCAACATTGCCACTACGGCGCTGATGGCGCCGATGGCCATGGCTATCGCCGGCCGGATTGGCCTGTCGGCGTTTGCCATGACCCTGCTGGTCGTTGGTGCGGCTAACGGTGCTGCTTTTTCGCCGTTTGCGCCGACCGGCATTATTTCCAACGGTCTTATCGCCAAAATGGCGCCCCAGCTCGGTCTTACCGACCTGCAGGGCTTGGCTTGGAAGGTTCATTGGAACTCGGAAATTGTCCAAGGGGTCGTTAACTTCGGCGGTTTCTTCCTGTTTGGCGGTTTGGCTTGGATGCGCAAACAGCGCGGCGGGTCATCGCTGAACATTGACGAAATTGCGCCGAAGCCCGAACCGTTTACCGCGAAACAATGGGCTACCCTGGCCGGTATCGCTGCCCTTATTTTCTCCGTTATCGTCCTGAAATGGGACGTTGGCGCCGTAGCCTTCGGCATTGGCGCAATCTTCATGCTCTTCGGCATTGCCGATGATGCCAAAGCGGTCAAAGCCATGCCCTGGGGCGTTATCCTCATGGTCTGCGGTATGTCGGTGCTTATCGACGTCATGGACCAAGCCGGCGGTCTGAATGCGCTGGTCAGCATGATCGCTACCGTTTCCAATCCAACTACCGTTAACGGCGTTTTGGGCCTGATCACCGGCATCATTTCCGCCTATTCGAGCTCGTCCGGTGTTGTAATGCCCATGTTCCTGCCGATGGTGCCTGGTCTCATTCAGCAAATTGGCGGCGGTGATCCGGTCGCTATGATATCGTCCATCAACATTGGTTCGCATATTGTAGATACTTCACCGCTGTCCACCCTTGGCGCTCTTTGCATTGCCTGCGCGGCCGAACATGAAGACAAAGCCAAACTTTTCCGCAACCTCATGCTATGGGGTCTGTCCATGTCGGTTGTCGGCGCAATTGTTTGCTACATTGCCTTCGGTATTCTCGGTTTGTAA
- a CDS encoding sodium ion-translocating decarboxylase subunit beta — MEALIQQYPWLDELLMGILGLSWKHVVMWLIGAVLIYLAVKHDYEPALLLPIGFGAILANIPHSSAVSQIPGEEGFLYVLYKGGIANELFPVLIFIAIGAMCDFTPLIRRPSVMFFAAAAQFGIFATAVGATLVGFKFEHAASIGIIGAADGPTTIYVASRFAQELLGPLSVAAYSYMSLVPVIQPPIVKLLTTENERKIKMGYMGEEPVSQTAKFLFPIMVVLIAGIVAPISVALIGSLMFGNLLKESGVVENLAGAAENELANLVTLLLGIVIGGTMDADRFLTIDVALIMGLGALAFVFDTAGGVIFAKLLNLFSSTKINPMIGACGISAFPMSGRVIAKMALKEDPTNFIIQHAIGVNVAGQVASVVAGGLVLALIPALAK; from the coding sequence ATGGAAGCTCTGATTCAACAGTATCCCTGGCTGGACGAGCTGCTCATGGGTATTCTGGGACTTTCCTGGAAACACGTGGTCATGTGGCTCATCGGCGCGGTTCTTATCTATTTGGCCGTAAAGCATGACTACGAGCCGGCGCTGCTCCTGCCCATCGGTTTCGGCGCGATTCTGGCTAACATTCCCCATTCCTCGGCTGTTTCGCAGATCCCCGGTGAAGAAGGTTTCCTGTATGTTCTGTATAAAGGCGGTATCGCTAACGAACTGTTCCCTGTACTTATCTTTATCGCTATCGGCGCAATGTGCGATTTTACCCCGCTAATCCGCCGTCCGTCGGTCATGTTCTTTGCGGCCGCCGCTCAGTTCGGGATTTTTGCCACCGCTGTCGGCGCCACGCTGGTCGGCTTTAAGTTTGAACATGCCGCATCCATCGGCATCATCGGCGCCGCCGACGGTCCGACCACGATTTATGTGGCCAGCCGTTTCGCGCAAGAACTGCTTGGACCTCTTTCGGTCGCCGCGTACTCCTATATGTCGCTCGTGCCGGTTATTCAGCCGCCGATCGTGAAACTTCTCACCACCGAAAACGAGCGCAAAATCAAAATGGGTTACATGGGTGAAGAGCCTGTTTCCCAAACGGCTAAATTCCTGTTCCCCATTATGGTTGTCCTCATTGCCGGTATTGTGGCGCCTATTTCCGTTGCCCTCATCGGCAGTTTGATGTTCGGCAATCTGCTGAAAGAGTCCGGCGTAGTCGAAAACCTTGCCGGCGCCGCGGAAAACGAACTGGCCAACCTGGTAACCCTCCTGCTTGGTATCGTTATCGGCGGTACCATGGACGCTGACCGGTTCCTGACGATTGACGTCGCTCTGATTATGGGCCTGGGCGCTCTCGCCTTCGTCTTTGACACTGCCGGCGGCGTTATCTTCGCCAAACTGCTTAACCTGTTCAGCTCCACCAAGATCAACCCGATGATTGGCGCCTGCGGTATTTCGGCCTTCCCGATGTCCGGCCGCGTCATTGCCAAAATGGCTCTGAAAGAAGACCCCACCAACTTCATTATTCAGCATGCTATCGGGGTTAACGTTGCCGGACAGGTTGCGTCCGTTGTGGCCGGCGGTCTGGTACTGGCGCTGATCCCCGCATTGGCGAAGTAA
- a CDS encoding biotin/lipoyl-containing protein — MRKFKVTVNGVTYNVEVQEEGVAVVAAPAAAPAPAAAPAPAPAPAAAPAPAAAPAPAPAPKPAPAEVAAGDTPVTAPMPGKVTKIVAKVGQQVKKGDTIMILEAMKMQNEIGAPVAGTVKSINVTAGQSVKPGEIMAVIS, encoded by the coding sequence ATGAGAAAGTTTAAAGTAACTGTCAATGGTGTCACTTACAACGTTGAAGTGCAAGAAGAAGGCGTAGCCGTTGTGGCTGCTCCTGCGGCCGCCCCCGCTCCGGCTGCAGCTCCCGCGCCTGCACCTGCTCCGGCCGCTGCCCCCGCTCCGGCTGCAGCTCCCGCGCCTGCGCCCGCTCCGAAACCCGCTCCGGCTGAAGTAGCTGCCGGTGACACTCCGGTTACCGCGCCGATGCCTGGCAAAGTGACCAAGATTGTTGCCAAAGTTGGCCAGCAAGTCAAGAAGGGCGACACCATCATGATTCTCGAAGCCATGAAGATGCAGAATGAAATCGGCGCTCCGGTCGCCGGCACCGTTAAGTCCATCAACGTTACCGCCGGCCAAAGCGTGAAGCCTGGCGAAATTATGGCGGTCATCAGCTAA
- a CDS encoding TrkH family potassium uptake protein, which yields MHYPLVAGILGRLMLVYGLFMVVPLALAIVWREASIGALTISVLSCLVTGGVMAFLAPSSGRIGIREGYATVLGGWLFASLFGALPYWLGGVMPTYIDAVFETVSGLTTTGASVIDRLDDVPRSIIFWRSMTHWLGGMGIIVLFIVILPHIGAGAAHLFKAEVPGPTADRVSPRIRDTAIALWIIYTILTVAEIVLLMLAGMSLFDAVNHAFATLATGGFSTKDASIKHYDSLAIELIVVLFMIIAGGNFALYFQGWQKGWHRVYRDTEFKVYLVIIAASTFLIAVNLCLAAGEEAGKALRVALFQVASIITTTGFASADFDAWPPLAKLVLFILMFIGGSAGSTAGGIKVSRIILLVKQGWAELKRSLHPRVVVSICVDQKSVEPTVLNTVCQFFFLYMFTFFAAVLLVAATGLAPFDAMSAVAATLGNVGPGFGVVGPTTTYSSLSPLAKTVLTLCMLLGRLELFTLLVFLRPEFWRAHRNW from the coding sequence ATGCATTATCCGTTAGTAGCAGGGATTCTTGGGCGGTTGATGCTTGTCTACGGACTGTTTATGGTTGTTCCACTCGCCTTGGCCATAGTATGGCGCGAGGCAAGTATCGGCGCTTTAACTATCTCGGTGCTGTCATGTTTGGTGACCGGTGGCGTAATGGCGTTTTTGGCCCCGAGCAGCGGCCGCATCGGCATCCGGGAAGGGTATGCCACCGTACTGGGGGGGTGGCTGTTTGCCTCGTTGTTTGGCGCTTTGCCATATTGGCTCGGCGGGGTCATGCCAACGTATATTGACGCCGTGTTTGAGACGGTATCGGGCCTGACGACGACTGGCGCCAGTGTAATTGACCGGTTGGATGATGTGCCGCGGAGCATTATCTTCTGGCGGAGCATGACCCACTGGCTGGGCGGGATGGGCATTATTGTCCTGTTCATCGTCATTTTGCCGCACATCGGTGCCGGCGCCGCTCACCTGTTCAAGGCCGAAGTGCCGGGGCCCACGGCCGACCGTGTTTCGCCGCGCATCCGCGATACGGCCATAGCGCTGTGGATCATTTATACCATTTTAACGGTCGCCGAGATTGTTCTCTTAATGTTGGCCGGCATGTCCTTGTTTGACGCGGTCAATCACGCTTTCGCCACTCTGGCCACCGGCGGGTTTTCCACCAAAGATGCCAGTATTAAGCACTATGACAGTTTGGCCATTGAACTAATTGTCGTCCTGTTTATGATTATTGCCGGCGGCAACTTCGCCCTCTATTTTCAGGGCTGGCAAAAAGGGTGGCATCGGGTTTACCGTGATACCGAGTTCAAGGTTTATCTTGTTATTATTGCGGCCAGCACCTTTTTAATTGCCGTTAATCTTTGTCTGGCGGCAGGCGAGGAGGCCGGAAAGGCGCTCAGGGTGGCCCTCTTCCAGGTGGCGTCTATTATCACCACCACCGGTTTTGCTTCGGCTGACTTTGACGCCTGGCCGCCGCTAGCTAAATTAGTCCTGTTTATTTTAATGTTCATTGGCGGCAGTGCCGGGTCGACCGCCGGCGGCATCAAAGTGTCCCGGATTATTCTGCTGGTAAAACAAGGATGGGCGGAACTTAAGCGCTCGCTCCACCCGCGCGTGGTCGTCAGCATCTGTGTTGATCAAAAGAGTGTCGAGCCGACTGTCCTCAACACCGTCTGTCAATTTTTCTTTCTCTATATGTTCACCTTTTTTGCGGCCGTTCTGCTCGTGGCGGCCACCGGCCTTGCGCCGTTCGATGCCATGAGCGCCGTGGCGGCGACCCTGGGCAATGTTGGTCCCGGTTTTGGCGTTGTCGGTCCGACTACCACCTATTCCAGTCTTTCTCCTTTGGCCAAAACCGTTCTTACGCTGTGCATGCTGTTAGGACGGCTTGAATTGTTTACGCTTCTTGTATTTTTACGGCCGGAATTTTGGCGGGCCCATCGCAACTGGTGA